ATTTAGCCTTATTACGAGAAGAGGGAATAAAAAACACCGATGCTTTTATCAGTGTAACCCACTCGTCAGAAACCAACATTCTTTCCTGCTTGTTAGCGAAAAAGCTTGGGGTAAAAAAGAGCGTAGCCGAAGTCGAGAACATTGACTACATTGATCTGGCTGAAAACATCGGCATTGGAACCCTCGTGAACACGAAATTAATTGCCGCCTCTCATATTTATCGTTACACGATGAACGTGGATGTGAAACATTTAAAATTCCTCACATTTTCGGAAGCAGAGGTATTCGAAGTTACAGCAGAGCCGGGTTCTAAGATTACCCGTAAAACTTTGGCTGATATGAATTTCCCTGAGAACGCAACCGTCGGGGGTGTTATCCGCAACGGGGATGCCATTATAGCGAAAGGAGACGTACAAATCGAGGCCGGAGACAAAGTTGTCATTTTTGCCTTGCCCAGTGCAGTGAAAAAAGTAATCAAACTATTCCAGAAATGATTAACTTTAGGTTCATTACCAACATCATAGGAAAACTATTATTTGTAGAAAGTGCTTTCCTGATCTTATGTATTATTGTAGCCTTGATATACGGGGAGAACGATCTCATGGCTTTTGTTTACTCTGCAATCATCACGCTGGGAGTCGGGAGCCTCATGACATTTACAGTGAAAGTCAAAGACCGGGTACTTGCCAAAAAAGACGGTTATTTTATTGTAACCTGCACGTGGATCATCTTCACCATCTTCGGTTGCTTACCTTACTTATTCGGAGGAACAATTCCGTCAATTGTTGACGCCATATTCGAAACCATGTCCGGTTTCACGACGACAGGTTCCTCAGTGATAAACAACGTCGAGGCCTTGCCACATGCCACTCTATTCTGGCGTTCCCTAACTCAATGGATGGGCGGAATGGGTATCATCGTGTTACTTTTAGCTATCATTCCCGGCTTGGGAATCGAGGGGCGTGATCTTTTCGTGGCCGAAGTACCAGGCCCGACACATGACAAGTTCACGGCAACCTTCAAATCAACAGCCCGACGTATGTGGTATCTCTATATTTCACTAACTGCCGCCCAAGCTATTTTACTGTTACTAGGAGATATGGATCTCTTTGATGCCATCTGTCACTCATTCACGACGATGGCTACCGGAGGATATTCGACTAAACAAGCCAGCCTTGCTTATTGGGATTCCGCATACATCCAATACGTGGTTATCATATTCATGTTCATTGCCGGAACGAATTTCGGTTTACTCTATGTCATGTTGCACGGTAAATTCCGCAAATTATTTCATGATGAAGAGTTTAAACTATATCTTTACATCACGTTAGGGGCTAGTGCAATCATCGCAATCGTACTATTCTTAAACGGTTATGCAAACTTAGAATTAAGCATACGGGAATCTATATTTCAAGTAGTTACCATTCTAACAACAACAGGATTCGCCACTGCGGACTATCTACTATGGCCACCTCTCACGAGTGCCATCATCTTTGCCCTCTTATTTATCGGGGCATGTGCCGGTTCAACTTCGGGAGGATTAAAATGTATTCGACTCAATCTATTATTCAAGAACTCGTTTATCGAGATGAAACGAATCATTCATCCTAACGGAATTATCAATGTCAAGTATAACGGGAAAAGTGTTCACCCCAATATTATGACCGGAGTGATGGGTTTCTTTATCTTGTACATGTTCATTTTCGCTATCTCCAGCCTGATCATGTCACTATTTACTCAGGATATAGCCACCGCTTGTAGTGCTGTTATCTCTAGTATGAGTAACGTTGGTCCCGGCTTCGGTGAGATTGGACCTATGGACAATTTTGCTAATCTACACGACTTTGCCAAGATATTTCTATCCATCCTGATGATGGTCGGACGTCTGGAAATATTCACGGTCCTCGTTCTATTCAGTAAAACATTCTGGAAAAAGTAATCTCTACCCACAAGATAATTTGGATCTCACCCAAAGAGAGGTATTTTCGGAGCTTAGATTCCGGGATACCTCGTTGCAAAAATAAAAAAGGACTGCCATTTCAACAGTCCTTTTTTATTCTTAGAAAAATATCCTACAATTCACCCAATCCTTGCCTTGTGACAACAATTTCATCGCCCGTACAATCAATCACTGTCGAAGGAATATTATTCCCATATCCTCCGTCTATGACCAGATCAACTAGACGATTATATTTCTCGTGAATCAACTCCGGATCAGTGATATATTCCTCAACTTCACCTTCAGCAGCTTTCACAGAAGTGGTCAGCAAAGGCCCGCCCAGCTCTTCGACAATAGCCTGAACAATAAAATTTTTGGGTATTCGAATACCTATCGTTTTACGTCTATTCATTAAGACATTGGGCAACTTACTGGTAGCCGGCAACACAAAAGTATACGGTCCCGGTAAATATTGTTTCATCAACCGAAACTCTTCATTACTTACTTTTGCATAAGCAGCGATGTTTCCCAGATCCTTACAGATCATCGAGAAATTTGCTTTCTCTGCTTTCACACCACGAATAGCCGAAACCCGTTGGACAGCCTTCACGCTATTTATATCACACCCGATCGCATAAATCGTGTCGGTCGGGTAAATGATAACACCACCATTACGCAAGAGCTCAACGATCTTTCGAATCTCCCGATCATTGGGATTGTCCTCGAATAAACGTACAAGCATGATCGTAAATTATGAATTCACTTTCTTGTGATCAGCCAAGAACGTAGCCAAACCGGAATCCGTCAGCGGGTGCTTTAACAAACCTTTGATCGCACTCAACGGGCAGGTTGCAACGTCCGCCCCGGCCTCAATACATTGAATAATATGTTGTGTGTGGCGAATTGAAGCGGCCAATACTTGCGTGTTGAAACCGTAATAAGCATACATATCCACAATCTTTTCCACCAACTCGATACCATCACTACTAATGTCATCCAAACGTCCTACGAAAGGAGACACGTAAGTTGCACCTGCTTTAGCAGCCAACAGAGCCTGTCCCGGAGAGAACACTAACGTACAATTCGTACGAATTCCCTTGTTGGTAAAATATTTGATAGCCTTAATACCATCAGCAATACAAGGTACTTTTACCACGATATTCGGGTGCAAAGCGGCTAATTCTTCCCCTTCTTTAATCATGCCCTCGTAATCAGTCGCAATTACCTCCGCGCTTACATCACCATCCACGATATTGCAAATCTCAACGTAATGTTTTCTACAATTCTCGTCACCTTTGATACCCTCTTTTGCCATTAAAGACGGATTGGTAGTAACACCGTCCAACACACCAAGGTCATTTGCCTCGCGAATCTGGTCAAGATTTGCCGTATCAATAAAAAATTTCATATTCTATCTGGTTTTATTGTTTAACTTCAATATCACAGGCAAAATTACAAACAATATCTGTAATCCGATCATATTTAGTTTATAAAGTTCACAAGGTTCATAAAGTTTATAAAGTAGCCTTATAAACTCTATAACTCCATTACGCGATTAGTCCGAAAAGAATCCAGGCTACAAGTAAAGTAAATACCACATTAAACGCTTGCGCACCCAGAAAAGCATACGTGGAACGACGATTTTCAGAGGTTATCAAGCTCTTGAAATCCGTTTCCAACCCAATAGACATAAATGCCAAGGCAAACCACATACCCTGAATATTCTTCAAAATTGGTTTAGCATCAGACACGACCTCTGGAGCAACGCAGAATGAAAAAACAAGAGAAGCAGCAACGAATCCCAACACGAATTTCGGAAAACGCAACCAAATTACTTTTAACGTCGGTTTCTCTTCTGTAACCTCTTTCTTCGAATAAGACCAATAAATACTGATTAAGAAGGCCGCAACTCCCAACAACACGTTCTGAGAGAATTTCACGATCGTACTCGTCTGCAAGGCTACTTCTCCATATATAGCGCCAGTTGCAGCCACGGCCCCGGTCGTATCAATTGTTCCCCCAATCCAAGCCCCTGCCATATCCTCAGGTAATCCCATCAACTTAGCCAAACCGGGCATGATCAAAATCATCGGCACG
The window above is part of the Butyricimonas paravirosa genome. Proteins encoded here:
- a CDS encoding TrkH family potassium uptake protein; translated protein: MINFRFITNIIGKLLFVESAFLILCIIVALIYGENDLMAFVYSAIITLGVGSLMTFTVKVKDRVLAKKDGYFIVTCTWIIFTIFGCLPYLFGGTIPSIVDAIFETMSGFTTTGSSVINNVEALPHATLFWRSLTQWMGGMGIIVLLLAIIPGLGIEGRDLFVAEVPGPTHDKFTATFKSTARRMWYLYISLTAAQAILLLLGDMDLFDAICHSFTTMATGGYSTKQASLAYWDSAYIQYVVIIFMFIAGTNFGLLYVMLHGKFRKLFHDEEFKLYLYITLGASAIIAIVLFLNGYANLELSIRESIFQVVTILTTTGFATADYLLWPPLTSAIIFALLFIGACAGSTSGGLKCIRLNLLFKNSFIEMKRIIHPNGIINVKYNGKSVHPNIMTGVMGFFILYMFIFAISSLIMSLFTQDIATACSAVISSMSNVGPGFGEIGPMDNFANLHDFAKIFLSILMMVGRLEIFTVLVLFSKTFWKK
- a CDS encoding L-threonylcarbamoyladenylate synthase, with product MLVRLFEDNPNDREIRKIVELLRNGGVIIYPTDTIYAIGCDINSVKAVQRVSAIRGVKAEKANFSMICKDLGNIAAYAKVSNEEFRLMKQYLPGPYTFVLPATSKLPNVLMNRRKTIGIRIPKNFIVQAIVEELGGPLLTTSVKAAEGEVEEYITDPELIHEKYNRLVDLVIDGGYGNNIPSTVIDCTGDEIVVTRQGLGEL
- the fsa gene encoding fructose-6-phosphate aldolase, with product MKFFIDTANLDQIREANDLGVLDGVTTNPSLMAKEGIKGDENCRKHYVEICNIVDGDVSAEVIATDYEGMIKEGEELAALHPNIVVKVPCIADGIKAIKYFTNKGIRTNCTLVFSPGQALLAAKAGATYVSPFVGRLDDISSDGIELVEKIVDMYAYYGFNTQVLAASIRHTQHIIQCIEAGADVATCPLSAIKGLLKHPLTDSGLATFLADHKKVNS